The Quercus robur chromosome 7, dhQueRobu3.1, whole genome shotgun sequence genome has a segment encoding these proteins:
- the LOC126690947 gene encoding uncharacterized protein LOC126690947, with amino-acid sequence MDLVEWHAPILMVITETRISGARADEIIESLPFDGHAVADTIGFPGGIWLLWRSDLVNVDVLAATEQEIHALIRVRSQTLCWLISAIYASPRFEERCIVWNNLRMLANMHDLPWALMGDFNEVLSEDEKYGGNPICQRRVRAIKECMDDCRMMDLGFLGPKYTWTNKRELGNLIQCRLDRCWVNPGWKELYPEANVTHLARINSDHCPLLLSLNPFLGSTADRPFRFQSIWLSHSDFPTVVRDAWAGREENLAEAISSFSTKAQRWNREVFGNVFARKKKILASQLEEELWALKSRTNWIILGERNTSYFHVSTLRRRSKNKITSIQNNEGEWCHNIEEVKEIFNTSFKKLYTSEQVFCPIAPQWRSDWCAKLSHEDAVSMENIPSDGEIWNALKTMKPYKAPGVDGLHAGFFQRF; translated from the exons ATGGATTTGGTGGAATGGCATGCTCCAATCCTTATGGTGATCACTGAAACCAGGATAAGTGGTGCTAGAGCAGATGAGATCATTGAATCTCTTCCTTTTGATGGGCATGCAGTGGCTGACACCATTGGATTTCCTGGAGGAATATGGTTGTTGTGGCGCTCAGACTTGGTGAATGTGGATGTCCTGGCAGCAACAGAGCAAGAGATCCATGCTTTGATACGGGTAAGGTCTCAAACTCTATGCTGGTTAATTAGTGCAATTTATGCCAGTCCTCGTTTTGAAGAAAGATGCATTGTTTGGAATAATCTTAGGATGTTAGCTAACATGCATGATTTACCTTGGGCCCTTATGGGGGACTTTAATGAAGTTTTGTCTGAGGATGAGAAATATGGGGGGAATCCAATCTGCCAAAGAAGGGTTAGGGCCATTAAGGAATGTATGGATGATTGTAGGATGATGGACCTGGGGTTTTTAGGCCCAAAATATACTTGGACTAATAAGAGGGAATTGGGTAATTTGATTCAGTGTAGACTTGATAGATGTTGGGTTAATCCGGGTTGGAAGGAATTATATCCGGAAGCTAATGTCACCCACTTAGCCAGGATAAACTCAGATCACTGTCCTCTTCTGCTTAGTTTGAATCCTTTTTTAGGGTCCACTGCTGACAGACCTTTTAGATTTCAGTCAATTTGGCTGAGCCACAGTGACTTCCCAACTGTTGTGAGGGATGCTTGGGCTGGTAGAGAAGAGAATTTAGCTGAGGCAATCTCTAGCTTCTCGACCAAAGCTCAAAGATGGAACAGAGAAGTGTTTGGGAATGTTTTtgctagaaaaaagaaaattttggccAG CCAGCTTGAAGAGGAGCTATGGGCTTTGAAATCCAGAACTAATTGGATTATTTTGGGGGAGAGGAATACTTCGTACTTTCATGTTTCCACGCTCCGCAGAAGAAGCAAGAATAAAATTACCAGTATACAAAATAATGAGGGTGAATGGTGTCACAATATTGAGGAAgtgaaggaaatttttaatACAAGCTTTAAGAAGCTGTATACATCCGAACAAGTGTTTTGTCCTATTGCCCCCCAATGGAGATCGGATTGGTGTGCCAAGCTCAGCCATGAAGATGCTGTTAGTATGGAGAATATTCCCTCGGATGGGGAAATTTGGAATGCTCTCAAAACAATGAAGCCCTACAAAGCTCCTGGTGTTGACGGGCTTCATGCGGGTTTTTTCCAGAGGTTCTAG
- the LOC126690802 gene encoding uncharacterized protein LOC126690802, whose protein sequence is MEILYGAMSNGERKLTVREFLHCYRPDEISGSRGMYSFASRSPLLKVIFETPDSNRDWKSRYFFLEGDRWMNHPGETEYMPVDTTWAVINQTRRRRPQVSLEEFSFLEKVCKKTTPEERTWAKLVNPRTIHWYCDGPEPTQEAIRYDERVHRQMDDAKRRALIKSQAVKKRESGEEVPKVSASVPKRKLTTKSDRPFKQPKVSLEPVVGLMAEGNKAVTPAKQGKGKGLMTVPDGKQERHPSLLRDDSKYALEKLSSIITAEDYEDLGNHSTEAMGETGLFAVAQSLVMMKGLLDRCLNRESTLDRVRAKAQQTEEELGQLHKWRSKMEKKLELSEQARKELEEKTATSLTALENKEAEIKQLKEELRQAKVAAVEEYRCSESCLSELSDSFLQGFDDSLRQVKKAYPELDLTMVKLEDQAQTSALPVASENTEDLFGDGAAQGDGESAPSKDVPVAEPKEV, encoded by the exons atggagattctttacggtgcaatgtcaaacggggaaaggaaattgacggtccgtgaatttcttcactgttaccgtccagacgagatttctggatcaagggggatgtacagttttgccagtcggagccccttgttgaaggtgatctttgagaccccagactcaaatagagactggaagagtcggtacttcttcctggagggtgacagatggatgaaccatccaggggagacggagtacatgcccgtcgacacaacttgggcagtTATAAATCAGACAC gtagacggcgccctcAAGTCAGCCTCGAGGAGTTTAGCTTCCTTGAAAAGGTTTGCAAGAAGactacgccggaggaaaggacttgggctaagttggtgaacccgaggaccatacattggtactgcgacggtcctgagcccacccaagaagcaataagatacgacgagcgagttcatagac AGATGGATGACGCAAAGAGGAGAGCTTTGATCAAGtcccaagccgtcaagaagagggaatccggcgaggaGGTTCCTAAGGTGTCAGCTTCAGTCCCTAAGAGGAAACTGACGACAAAATCCGACCGTCCatttaagcaaccaaaggtctctcttgaacctgtggttggcttaatggctgagggtaacAAGGCCGTCACCCCAGCGAAGCAGGGGAAGGGTAAGGGATTGATGACGGTCCCAGacggtaagcaagagagacATCCTTCCCTTCTCCGTGATgactccaagtatgcattggagaagctgtcgtccatcatcacggcagaagactatgaagacctgggaaaccattcgacggaggccatgggggagacgggcctctttgccGTCGCTCAG tccttggtcatgatgaagggactacttgaccggtgtctcaaccgtgagagtaccttggatcgggtgcgcgcgaaggcgcagcagacggaggaagagctcggacaacttcataaatggaggtccaagatggagaagaagctggagctttctgagcaggcgaggaaggagctggaggagaagacggccACTTCGCTGACGGCCTTAGAGAATAAAGAGGCTGAGATCAAACAACTCAAAGAAGAGCTCCGTCAGGCGAAAGTGGCAGCCGTCGAGGAGTATCGATGCTCGGAGTCCTGTTTGAGCGAGCTGTCGGACtccttccttcaaggcttcgatgattctctccgtcaagtcaagaaggcttatccagagctggatttgacaatggtcaaacttgaggaccaagcccagacttctgccctccccgtcgcctccgaaaatacggaggacctttTTGGAGACGGTGCTGCTCAAGGAGACGGAGAGTCCGccccgtcgaaggatgtcccAGTTGCTGAACCAAAGGAAGTTTAA